A stretch of DNA from Mesorhizobium onobrychidis:
GGCGGATGGCGTCGTCGGTGATGAGCCCGAAGAAGCGCTCGACCTGGTTCAGCCAGGAGCCAGAGGTCGGGGTGAAGTGGAGGCGGAAGCGCTTATGCCGGGCAAGCCAGGCTTTGACCTTGGGATGCTTGTGGGTGGCGTAGTTGTCGACCACCAAATCCAGGGCGAAGTGCTTGGGCGTGTTGCGATCGATCGTGCGCAGGAAGCGCAGGAACTCCTGGTGGCGGTGTCGCGGCATGCATTCGCCGATGACCTTGCCGGTGGCCACGTCGAGGGCGGCAAACAGTGTCGTGGTGCCGTTGCGCTTGTAGTCATGGGTCATCGTGCCGGCCCGCCCCTTCTTGATGGGCAGCCCCGGCTGCGTGCGGTCGAGCGCCTGGATTTGGCTCTTCTCGTCGACGCAAAGCACCAGGGCTTTGTCCGGCGGGTTGAGATAAAGGCCGACGACGTCCTGGACCTTCTCGACGAACGCCTTGTCATTGGACAGCTTGAATTTTTTGATCAGATGCGGCTTCAGCCCGTGCGCTGCCCAGATGCGCTGCACGCTCGACGGGCTGAGCCCCACCACCTTGGCGAGCTTGCGCACCGACCAATGGGTGCTCGCCGGCGGCTTCTGATGCAGCGTCATATCCACCACACGCTTGATCACCTCGGCCGAAAGCGGCGGCTTGCGGCTCGGCCGGCTGGCATCCCGCTTCAGCCCCTCAATGCCGCACGCAACGTAACGATCACGCCAGCGATAGGCGGTTCGCTTGGTTTTGCCGGTCGCCCGTACAATCGCGGTGACGCCGTCGCCGTCCGCCCACATCAGCACGATCCGCGCCCGCCAAACCCATTTCTGTGGCGAGTTGCGGTCCGCCACCCAACCTTCCAGCGTCGCCCGATCCTCAGGAGACAACCGGATGCCCGATTCAGTTGACATGCCCTCTGACTCGCACATCAGAGAGCTAAAGGGAATCCTTTCGTTAGAGACGGAACACTAGGGTGGTGGCAAATGAACGTTTGCAGTGCGCCTAGGGAGATCCGCCTTTGAGGGCGATCAGGCCGATCAGGATTGCGCTTGCCGCAGCAATCGACGCCCACCAAGTCGCATTGCGCGAAGGTCGCCAGTGTCGGCGGTGTCTAGCGCGCTTTCGCCACTGGCCAGACCGATTATCGTAGCGCGATTTTTCCACTCCTCCCACTCCCAGAGTCAGCAATGCGTTTGTTGCCGATTGGAGTCCAGACGCGCGCCCAAGGGTCGGCTTTAGGCGGCGCGCGCCAAGCCAACGGCTATTCCCAAGGCGATCGGCCCGCGCATGGCGGGAGTGCAGGTTTTATCCTCACCGATCGAAACCGACTTCATCACAATGAACGGCGACAATCTCAAAGAGTCAGGGCATGACCGGCGCATCGGAATTCTGCTGGATCGAATAGATGTGTTGGCTGGGAAATAGCACAGTTAGGCGCTCCGCGAAGGTAATCGCTGAGGCTGAGCGCGCCGAACGCGCCGCAAAGACGGCAAGATTGAAATCCCTTCGCATGGCAACTCAGAGTGACTTGAATGTTTCGTTTCCGGAGGAGCTCGATTGCTCGCTCCTCGTCGCGGCACTGATTCAAGGCGAATCATCGGGTCAGCCTTTCAACCGTCTCAATGATGGCTTTGGCAAGGGCTTCGCCTTCATGGACAGGCTCGGAACCGAATAGCAACAAAACTGCTTCCTCGCTTGGAAGCAAGCCGGGCCGGCAGGTCTGTTCAATAGCCATGCGAACAAGTTTGAGGGCGGCCCAGGCGCTGCGGATGTTCTGTTGGACTTCCATGCTAGCCCACCATGTCACGCAGCGGCTTCCTGCGCTCCTGCGGCCGGTATTTCTCCACCCGCCTGACCTTATCCAAACCCACCGTAACCAGCGATCCAAGGTCGATCGTCACCTTGCCGGCCCCCTCGTCTATGCGCGTAATCTCGCCAGAAAGCTCAATATGCTGGCCGCGCTTGACCTTTGTAGAATCGCGGATGGAGTGCGGGAATCCGTAGGAGGGGATGGAGACGCTTGCGCGGTCCCTCGCTTACCCGCCTTCGCACTGTGGCTGTGATCGCCACCACGTCAAGAGGTTGCTGATATACGAGACAACGCGCTTCGCTCTAGCGGGAACGGCCCAGCGGCTTGGTTGCGAGGGGGACTGGCAGCTGGAGGCCGCTGGGCCTTGACCAGCTAGCTAAGAGGAGGCGCTGTGCTGGCTGACCAAAAACTTACGCTCAAGGCAACGGAATAGCATCATTCGAACGAACGCTGTTCGTCAGCATGTTCCTGATGCTGGACATCCGAAGGGCGCTCAATCTGCTCAAGGCAGGCCAGCGGACTATGAGGAGCCGCATTTTGCCCCCATGTCGAGAGGCTGGCGGAACCTATTGTTCGGTCGGCAGCGGCTCGTGGTGGGGGAGATGATGATGCAGCACCTCGGCAAGGTTCCGCTTGTCGAACGTTTGGCCACAAACGGGGCAGAACTCGAGGTAGCCTTCCTCGTCGTTGGCAGGCGTCCCGTGGCGCTTGCCCTTGACGCTGGTTGCGGGGTTGTTGATTCGATCTCGTCTCACGTTTGGTCGCTACCGTGCGTTTGATAGACGGCCCGACAGCCAATCGGGGGGGCGACAAGCTGGCCGCCGGGCCTAACCAGCGGGCAATTGGGTCCGTTCGCCGGTTGGGCCGAACTATAGGCATTTCATGCAACATTTCTAATTTAGTAAAATGGTCATGATCCGTTCCCTTAGTCATCAAACCGGATGAGCCTAGAGTCAATTTGGTGCCTAACGGGAGGAAGAATGACCGGCATCCCGCCTCCGTTTTGCGGTGCTGATCAAGCGGAACATTAGGAGTTTCTAACTGTTGTCTGGGAGCAGTGGACCTATCCCCCCGCTTAGCTCCCGCTGCAGATCGGGCCGCAGCCAGATCGGCCCGCGCTCAGAGGAGGAGCGCGGGCTTCTCCTTGTCAGTGCGATGCAGATAAGGGGTGGCCGGCGCCGCTTTGGGGGGCGTTGGGGTAGAGTGCCTTGTAGGGCGCCGGCCGGGCGGCGTTGGGGTCCGCCCCACGAATAAGCTAACACAGGTTAGGACCGTGGGTATGGCGTGATCGCGGAAGTACCGTGCTTCCAATAGCTAGCCGGCCAGTGCCATGACGACGGCAATGCCTATGCCGATCGAGAAAATTCAGTGGCGATTAGGCGCGGGGCCGACGGCACCGGGCCAGTCCCTACGGGGAATTCGTTAAAAAGCTCAGGCCGAAGCGCGGACGTTGTGTCCGCCTTTTATCGTTGTTTTTATTGCCTGAATCTCGATTATGTTGCCAGATGTTGCATTCTAGCCAAGGATCGCGGCCACGCCAGAGGCGAGTTCCTCGGCATCGTCGCCGCGCGGAAATAGATGCGCGTATGTGCCAGCCGTGATCGCAACGGACGCGTGCCCCATGCGCTCCTGGTGGATGAGCGTGGCTTGCCGGTGGAATGGATTGGAAAGGCGCCAGATATTGAGACGGCAGTTTATGCTGCCGAGTGCATGGGACCGGGCTACGTGGCAGGCACTTGGGCATACTGCGTCGCCTGACCGCCTCGCACCGCAACCTAGAAACCTCGCTTCGGCGGGGTTTTTCGTTGAGGGAAGCGTTGCGGAGAAACTGAAGGGTAATGCGCCAGTTCCTTAGAAGGACCAGCCTCGGCTGCCAGTTCTGAAGAAGACGACGGTAGGCCAACCTCACCGAGCCACTCGTCGTAGTGATGGTTTAAGGCGAACAACAACTCGTCTGGCTTGTTGATACCGCTTTGGAATAACTCGATAATTTGACGGCCAAGACGCCTCCTGGCCGGATCGCCAACTGCTATCCCGGCCTGATGGCAATAATCGTCGACCACCGCGGCAAGCATTGAAAGCTGCGCTGGATCCGTTGCGCGGTTGAAGGTCATATCGCTTCTCCCTTTGTTTGGGCGAAAGCGTGGTGATCTCTTCCAATCGACGGCTTGCCGTTAATGTGCGGGCGACTTCCGTTATATAGTGTGTCGGTTTGGTACATACGAGTCGCAGCGTCAACCTAACGCAACGTCAGGTTGCGGCAACCGCGAATGATGGTCAATGCACAGGAAACGAACCTAAACGCGTGGCGCTTGAACACTGCGCCGGTTCCCGAAGGACACAATTCGTCATTACCGCCGTGATCCCGATTCACCATAGTCTCAAGTCGGGCGCGGCGGTGAACCGTTTTCGGCAACACCGATGCCGGCGGCTCAGGCAACATCTGCCGCGTCCACCAGCCCGCCTCGCGCGGGCTTTTTGGTTTTGTGTTGCGTCTGTGTTGCATGGACTGAATTGCAACACGTTGCAAAGCGCGGAAATGCGCGGAATATGTTGCAACGTGTTGCGCTAAGCCTGGTAAACCGATCTGAGTCTAAGTATTTGAAATTGTTGCATGAAATCGTTAAAAAGCTCAGGCCGAAGCGCGGACGTTGTGCTTGCGCTTCATGAAGTCCTTGGCGGTCTCGACCGCCACCGCCGCGTCGCGGCAATAGGCGTCGGCGCCGACTGCCTTGCCGAACTCCTCGTTGAGCGGCGCGCCGCCGACCAGCACGACATAGTCGTCGCGGATGCCCTTTTCCTTCATCGTATCGATGACCACCTTCATGTAGGGCATGGTCGTCGTCAGCAGCGCCGACATGCCGATGATGTCGGGCTGGTGC
This window harbors:
- a CDS encoding IS630 family transposase; translation: MSTESGIRLSPEDRATLEGWVADRNSPQKWVWRARIVLMWADGDGVTAIVRATGKTKRTAYRWRDRYVACGIEGLKRDASRPSRKPPLSAEVIKRVVDMTLHQKPPASTHWSVRKLAKVVGLSPSSVQRIWAAHGLKPHLIKKFKLSNDKAFVEKVQDVVGLYLNPPDKALVLCVDEKSQIQALDRTQPGLPIKKGRAGTMTHDYKRNGTTTLFAALDVATGKVIGECMPRHRHQEFLRFLRTIDRNTPKHFALDLVVDNYATHKHPKVKAWLARHKRFRLHFTPTSGSWLNQVERFFGLITDDAIRRGVFRSVTDLTIAIEAYLEHHNADPKPFIWAAKAADILEKVARGRRVLESQH